The following are encoded together in the Micromonospora lupini genome:
- a CDS encoding acetyl-CoA C-acetyltransferase produces the protein MPIESSRDAVIVATARSPIGRAHKGSLRDVRSDDLAATIVQTALDKIPQLDPTTIDDIYLGCGLPGGEQGFNMARVVATLLGLDTVPGATLTRYCASSLQTTRMALHAIRAGEGDVFVSAGVEMVSRYARGSSDGLPPEAQALVGGRWENPRFAAAAERSKRRAQGGAEAWTDPREAGDLPDIYLTMGQTAENLAQVYDVNRADMDEFGVRSQNLAEKAIADGFWAREITPVTTPDGTVVSTDDGPRAGVTLDAVAGLKPVFRPDGRITAGNCCPLNDGAAAVVVMSARRAEELGLTPLARIVSTGVTALSPEIMGLGPVEASRQALRRAGMTIDDVDLVEINEAFAAQVIPSYRQLGIPEEKLNVMGGAIAVGHPFGMTGARITGTLLNALEWHDKTIGLETMCVGGGQGMAMVLERLS, from the coding sequence ATGCCGATTGAGTCGTCCCGCGACGCCGTCATCGTCGCTACCGCCCGCTCCCCCATCGGCCGGGCGCACAAGGGATCCCTGCGCGATGTCCGCTCCGACGACCTCGCCGCGACAATCGTCCAGACCGCCCTGGACAAGATCCCCCAGCTCGACCCGACCACCATCGACGACATCTACCTCGGGTGCGGCCTGCCCGGCGGTGAGCAGGGCTTCAACATGGCCCGCGTGGTGGCCACCCTGCTCGGGCTGGACACCGTCCCCGGCGCCACGCTTACCCGCTACTGCGCATCCTCGTTGCAGACCACCCGGATGGCCCTGCACGCCATCCGCGCCGGGGAGGGCGACGTGTTCGTCTCCGCAGGCGTCGAGATGGTCTCCCGCTACGCCCGCGGCAGCTCCGACGGTCTGCCACCGGAGGCTCAGGCGCTTGTCGGCGGCAGGTGGGAGAACCCGCGCTTCGCGGCGGCCGCCGAGCGCTCGAAGCGCCGCGCGCAGGGTGGCGCCGAGGCGTGGACCGACCCGCGCGAGGCCGGCGACCTGCCGGACATCTACCTGACCATGGGGCAGACCGCGGAGAACCTGGCCCAGGTCTACGACGTCAACCGCGCCGACATGGACGAGTTCGGCGTCCGCAGTCAGAACCTCGCCGAGAAGGCCATCGCCGACGGCTTCTGGGCCCGGGAGATCACCCCGGTCACCACGCCGGACGGCACGGTGGTGAGCACCGACGACGGCCCCCGCGCGGGCGTCACCCTGGACGCGGTCGCCGGCCTGAAGCCGGTTTTCCGCCCGGACGGCCGGATCACCGCCGGCAACTGCTGCCCCCTGAACGACGGCGCAGCCGCGGTGGTCGTGATGAGCGCCAGGCGGGCCGAGGAGCTGGGCCTGACCCCGCTGGCCCGGATCGTCTCCACAGGCGTGACCGCGTTGTCGCCGGAGATCATGGGCCTCGGGCCGGTCGAGGCGTCACGGCAGGCGCTGCGCCGCGCCGGCATGACCATCGACGACGTCGACCTCGTCGAGATCAACGAGGCGTTCGCCGCCCAGGTCATCCCCTCCTACCGGCAGTTGGGCATCCCGGAGGAGAAGCTGAACGTCATGGGTGGCGCGATAGCGGTCGGCCATCCGTTCGGCATGACCGGCGCCCGGATCACCGGCACCCTGCTCAACGCGCTGGAGTGGCACGACAAGACCATCGGTCTGGAGACCATGTGCGTCGGCGGCGGCCAGGGCATGGCCATGGTGCTCGAACGCCTGAGCTGA
- a CDS encoding SGNH/GDSL hydrolase family protein: protein MNERSERGVTAGLPGRLGRAAALSLLAGTVGGAAVLAGEAFVARHRRYAEPELGLALRATIGRADAAPLRLVLLGDSSALGVGVDRLEDTIGGQLANLLAEGPTGRRVHLSSVGVSGSRSTDLATQVARALLGERPDVALILIGANDATGLRRPADASAYLAAAVHRLREARVEVVVGTCPDLGAVRAIAPPLRQLVGWSGRRMARAQTTAVLEAGGAVVDLATETGPVFRADAGTLCRDGFHPSADGYRVWAHALLPAVATAAAVASRR from the coding sequence ATGAACGAGCGCAGCGAGCGGGGCGTGACCGCCGGTCTTCCCGGCCGCCTGGGTCGGGCGGCGGCGCTCTCGCTGCTCGCCGGCACGGTGGGTGGCGCCGCGGTCCTGGCCGGTGAGGCGTTCGTCGCCCGGCACCGGCGCTACGCCGAGCCGGAGCTGGGGCTGGCGCTGCGGGCCACGATCGGTCGGGCCGACGCCGCGCCGCTGCGGCTGGTCCTGCTCGGTGACTCGTCGGCGTTGGGCGTGGGCGTGGACCGTCTCGAGGACACCATCGGCGGGCAGTTGGCAAACCTGCTCGCCGAGGGCCCGACCGGCCGGCGGGTGCACCTGTCCAGCGTCGGCGTCTCCGGGTCCCGCTCGACGGACCTGGCCACCCAGGTCGCCCGGGCCCTGCTCGGCGAGCGGCCCGACGTGGCGCTGATCCTGATCGGCGCGAACGACGCCACCGGGCTGCGCCGGCCCGCCGACGCGTCCGCCTACCTCGCGGCGGCGGTGCACCGGCTGCGGGAGGCACGCGTCGAGGTGGTGGTGGGCACCTGTCCCGACCTTGGCGCCGTACGCGCCATCGCGCCGCCACTGCGTCAGCTGGTCGGCTGGTCCGGGCGACGGATGGCCCGCGCGCAGACCACTGCGGTGCTGGAGGCGGGCGGCGCGGTGGTCGACCTGGCCACCGAGACCGGGCCGGTCTTCCGGGCCGACGCGGGGACGCTCTGCCGCGACGGTTTCCACCCCTCCGCCGACGGCTACCGGGTGTGGGCGCACGCCCTGCTGCCGGCCGTCGCGACCGCCGCGGCGGTCGCCTCCCGACGCTAG
- a CDS encoding Bax inhibitor-1/YccA family protein, producing the protein MKTSNPVLARLGQAAERERSAGYAPTGPYGQPGIPQQYPSQAGYPAAPPAVAPMTVDDVVVKTVALLGILGITAAAAWVLVPDALVSTAWIGAAVVGLVLGLIISFSRMANPALVIAYAVVEGVFVGLVSKAFESAYDGIVLQAAVASFGIFFVMTMIYKAKIIRATPMFVKVVSSAIVGLAAVMLINLVLALFGINTGLRDGSPLAIGFSLVCIVVASLSFVLSFKEIEDGVRMGLPQRYSWVAAFGILVSLVWLYIEILRLLSYFQGDD; encoded by the coding sequence GTGAAGACCTCGAACCCGGTGCTCGCCCGGCTCGGCCAGGCGGCCGAGCGGGAGCGCTCCGCCGGGTACGCACCGACCGGGCCGTACGGACAGCCCGGCATTCCCCAGCAGTACCCGTCCCAGGCCGGTTACCCGGCCGCGCCGCCCGCCGTGGCGCCCATGACCGTCGACGACGTGGTGGTCAAGACCGTCGCGCTGCTCGGCATCCTCGGCATCACCGCCGCGGCCGCCTGGGTGCTCGTGCCCGATGCGCTGGTCAGCACCGCCTGGATCGGCGCGGCAGTGGTCGGCCTGGTCCTGGGCTTGATCATCTCGTTCTCCCGGATGGCCAACCCCGCGCTTGTCATCGCGTACGCGGTGGTCGAGGGCGTCTTCGTCGGCCTGGTCAGCAAGGCGTTCGAGTCGGCGTACGACGGCATCGTGCTCCAGGCCGCCGTGGCGAGCTTCGGCATCTTCTTCGTGATGACGATGATCTACAAGGCGAAGATCATCCGGGCCACCCCGATGTTCGTCAAGGTCGTGAGTTCGGCGATCGTCGGCCTGGCGGCCGTCATGCTGATCAACCTGGTGCTGGCGCTGTTCGGCATCAACACGGGCCTGCGTGACGGCAGCCCGCTGGCCATCGGCTTCAGCCTGGTCTGCATCGTGGTCGCGTCGCTGAGCTTCGTGCTCAGCTTCAAGGAGATCGAGGACGGCGTCCGGATGGGCCTGCCCCAGCGCTACTCCTGGGTGGCCGCGTTCGGCATCCTGGTCAGCCTGGTCTGGCTCTACATCGAGATCCTGCGCCTGCTGAGCTACTTCCAGGGCGACGACTGA
- a CDS encoding DUF58 domain-containing protein, with the protein MTGPTAPVPPSTEPESTAGWAPTPALGRAVLLAGLLLVAGVLLGRVDLVVLAAPFALGTAYALRRRPTTLPQVWITAGDDAPLVEGGEVSAAVSVGNPDAVDYDLVVVRSRVSPWLRITRAGFAGADPADDAPPADAPPADAPPAAGTPAGGRRSPADRPFVTSVPAAAAVDLELAGRALRWGRHPVGPAGARVATAGGLLVSRAVLTEPVGVRVYPRTEPFEAVEAMPRAAGLVGAHHSRRPGEGGELAGVRIFAPGDRLRRVDWRVSLRARQLHVAATLSDRDAEVVVLLDVLAEAGRSGGVDGSASVLDTTVRATAAIAEHYLHRGDRVSLVEYGPGARRLRAATGRRQYLTVLEWLLDVRAEASQHEPYDQVFGPQQLSSDALVVVLTPLLDERSAQMLARLARSGRFVVAVDTLPTNLRPPKDRGWAEVAYRLWRLDRETMIGQLREHGVPVVRWAGAGSLDQVLRDVARLATAPRVGSR; encoded by the coding sequence ATGACCGGCCCGACCGCGCCCGTGCCGCCATCGACCGAGCCGGAGTCGACAGCCGGCTGGGCGCCCACCCCGGCGCTCGGTCGCGCGGTGCTGCTCGCCGGCCTGTTGCTGGTGGCGGGGGTCCTGCTGGGGCGGGTCGATCTCGTCGTGCTGGCGGCCCCGTTCGCGCTGGGCACCGCGTACGCGTTGCGCCGCCGGCCCACGACGCTGCCGCAGGTCTGGATCACCGCCGGGGACGACGCGCCGCTCGTCGAGGGTGGCGAGGTGTCCGCCGCGGTAAGTGTCGGCAACCCGGACGCGGTCGACTACGACCTCGTGGTGGTGCGGTCCCGGGTCTCGCCCTGGCTGCGGATCACGCGCGCCGGCTTCGCCGGCGCCGACCCTGCCGACGATGCCCCGCCCGCCGACGCCCCGCCCGCCGACGCCCCGCCCGCTGCCGGCACGCCCGCCGGCGGCCGCCGTTCGCCAGCCGATCGGCCTTTCGTGACCTCGGTGCCCGCCGCCGCGGCGGTGGACCTGGAGCTGGCCGGCCGGGCTCTGCGGTGGGGTCGGCACCCGGTCGGCCCGGCCGGCGCGCGGGTCGCCACGGCGGGTGGCCTGCTGGTCTCCCGAGCGGTGCTCACCGAGCCGGTCGGGGTGCGGGTCTACCCGCGTACCGAACCCTTCGAGGCGGTGGAGGCGATGCCCCGCGCCGCCGGCCTGGTCGGCGCGCACCACTCCCGCCGGCCCGGTGAGGGCGGCGAACTGGCCGGCGTACGGATCTTCGCCCCCGGCGACCGGCTCCGCCGCGTCGACTGGCGGGTGTCGCTGCGCGCCCGGCAGTTGCACGTGGCGGCCACCCTCTCCGACCGGGACGCCGAGGTGGTGGTGCTGCTCGACGTGCTCGCCGAGGCCGGGCGCTCCGGCGGGGTGGACGGCTCCGCCTCGGTGCTGGACACCACCGTGCGGGCCACGGCGGCGATCGCCGAGCACTACCTGCACCGGGGCGACCGGGTGTCACTTGTGGAGTACGGGCCGGGAGCCCGCCGGTTGCGCGCGGCCACCGGTCGGCGGCAGTACCTCACAGTCCTGGAGTGGCTGCTCGACGTGCGCGCCGAAGCCTCCCAGCACGAGCCGTACGACCAGGTCTTCGGCCCGCAGCAGCTCTCCTCGGACGCGTTGGTGGTGGTCCTCACCCCGCTGCTGGACGAGCGGTCGGCGCAGATGTTGGCGCGACTGGCCCGCTCCGGCCGGTTCGTGGTGGCTGTCGACACGCTGCCGACCAACCTGAGGCCGCCGAAGGATCGGGGGTGGGCCGAGGTGGCGTACCGCCTGTGGCGGCTGGATCGGGAAACCATGATCGGGCAGCTCCGGGAGCACGGCGTGCCAGTGGTGCGCTGGGCCGGCGCGGGCAGCCTGGACCAGGTGCTGCGGGACGTGGCGCGGCTGGCCACGGCCCCCAGGGTCGGTTCCCGGTGA
- a CDS encoding Bax inhibitor-1/YccA family protein, which produces MRSNNPVLNRLDETGRLESRVVSSRDVEPMTVDDVVLRTVGLLLLTGVAAAVSWAVVPDAVWLGAALAGCALASIALVLVISLRAITNPVPIVGYALLQGLLLGVASRAFEQVYPGIVVQAVAGTFGVFLGMAALYRARVIRATPRLARLVIGTLLGIAVLSVVNLVSYLISGRPGLEVYSVSGEVGWLPYAFSVVAIIAGAFSFILDFDLVERSVRDGRPRRYAWLSAFGLLTGLVFLYWQLLRLLSYLRR; this is translated from the coding sequence GTGCGCAGCAACAACCCGGTGCTCAACCGGCTGGACGAGACCGGCCGGTTGGAGTCCCGGGTGGTCAGCTCCCGCGACGTCGAGCCGATGACCGTCGACGACGTGGTGCTGCGTACCGTCGGGTTGCTCCTGCTCACCGGCGTGGCCGCCGCGGTCTCCTGGGCGGTGGTGCCCGACGCGGTGTGGCTCGGGGCCGCGCTCGCCGGCTGCGCCCTGGCCTCGATCGCGCTGGTCCTGGTCATCTCGCTGCGGGCGATCACCAACCCGGTGCCGATCGTCGGTTACGCCCTGCTCCAGGGGCTGCTGCTGGGGGTGGCCAGTCGGGCCTTCGAGCAGGTCTACCCGGGCATCGTGGTGCAGGCGGTGGCCGGCACCTTCGGCGTCTTCCTCGGCATGGCGGCGCTGTACCGGGCGCGGGTGATCCGTGCGACGCCCCGGCTGGCCCGACTGGTGATCGGCACGCTGCTCGGCATCGCCGTGCTCAGCGTGGTCAACCTGGTGTCGTACCTGATCTCCGGGCGGCCCGGGTTGGAGGTCTACAGCGTCAGCGGGGAGGTCGGCTGGCTGCCGTACGCCTTCTCGGTGGTGGCGATCATCGCCGGCGCGTTCAGCTTCATCCTCGACTTCGACCTCGTCGAGCGTTCGGTGCGCGACGGTCGACCCCGCCGGTACGCGTGGCTGAGCGCGTTCGGCCTGCTCACCGGCCTGGTCTTCCTCTACTGGCAGCTGCTACGGCTGCTCAGCTACCTGCGCCGCTGA
- a CDS encoding AAA family ATPase, whose amino-acid sequence MNDVDRSMSAAEVGRLARAVLDAVGTVVVGKRDALELVLAGILAGGHVLLEDLPGLGKTLTARSFAQALGLDFRRLQFTPDLLPADVTGSFLYDQRNGDFTFRAGPVFTNLLLADEINRTPPKTQSALLEAMQEKQVSVEGVTYKLDEPFHVLATANPIEYEGTYPLPEAQLDRFLLRVSFGYPEHEEEWEVLRRRMGRRREEADIKPVVDAATLRAMQAALEDVVVEDSIGRYIVSLTSATREHPSVLVGASPRGSLALLLLARVRAVFGGRDYVVPEDVKEVAAPALAHRITLRPEMWLRRVDPAFVVGEVLEATPAPASGALPSYAAGGLRR is encoded by the coding sequence ATGAACGACGTGGACCGGAGCATGTCCGCCGCCGAGGTCGGTCGCCTGGCCCGGGCCGTCCTGGACGCGGTCGGCACCGTCGTGGTCGGCAAGCGGGACGCGTTGGAGCTGGTCCTCGCCGGGATCCTGGCCGGCGGGCACGTGCTCCTGGAGGACCTGCCCGGCCTGGGCAAGACGCTCACCGCGCGCTCCTTCGCCCAGGCGCTCGGGTTGGATTTCCGTCGGCTCCAGTTCACTCCGGACCTGCTGCCCGCCGACGTCACCGGCTCCTTCCTCTACGACCAGCGCAACGGCGACTTCACCTTCCGGGCGGGGCCGGTCTTCACCAACCTGCTCCTCGCCGACGAGATCAACCGGACGCCGCCGAAGACCCAGTCCGCGCTGCTGGAGGCCATGCAGGAGAAGCAGGTCTCGGTGGAGGGCGTGACGTACAAGCTCGACGAGCCGTTCCACGTGCTGGCCACCGCCAACCCCATCGAGTACGAGGGCACCTATCCGCTGCCCGAGGCGCAGCTGGACCGGTTCCTGCTGCGGGTCTCCTTCGGCTATCCGGAGCACGAGGAGGAGTGGGAGGTGCTGCGCCGGCGGATGGGTCGTCGCCGCGAGGAGGCGGACATCAAACCGGTGGTCGACGCCGCCACCCTGCGGGCGATGCAGGCCGCCCTGGAGGACGTGGTGGTGGAGGATTCCATCGGCCGGTACATCGTGTCCCTCACCTCGGCCACCCGGGAACATCCGTCGGTGCTGGTCGGCGCCTCGCCGCGTGGCTCGTTGGCGCTGCTGCTGCTGGCCCGGGTGCGCGCGGTGTTCGGCGGCCGGGACTACGTGGTGCCGGAGGACGTCAAGGAGGTGGCGGCGCCCGCCCTGGCCCACCGGATCACCCTGCGCCCGGAGATGTGGCTGCGCCGCGTCGACCCGGCCTTCGTGGTGGGTGAGGTGTTGGAGGCGACGCCCGCCCCGGCCAGTGGCGCGCTGCCCAGCTACGCCGCCGGCGGGCTCCGGCGCTGA
- a CDS encoding NAD(P)/FAD-dependent oxidoreductase — MNPKRILVVGAGHVGLYAALRLSKKLSSREAEVIVVDPQPHMTYQPFLPEAAAGNISPRHSVVPLRRELRRCKVVAGTVTRVEHDRKVATVQPIVGPAREIAYDHVIVAPGSVSRTLPIPGLHEQGIGFKTIGEAIYLRNHVLDRLDVAAVTPDPEVRRSALTFTFVGGGYAGIEALAEMEDMARDALRYYPELEPEDMRWVLVEATNRVLPEVDRDMGAYTVQQLLKRNMDIRLDTRLESCVDGVVKLSDGDSFRSDTIVWTAGVKPSPMLDATDFPRDERRRVTCIPTLQVVDGDQVIEGAWSAGDCAAVPDLTKEPGNFCSPSAQHAVRQAARMADNIAAVIRGREPVNYKHKHVGSVASLGLHKGVAQVYGIKMTGWPAWFMHRTYHMSRIPSFNRKVRVVVDWSLAFFLKREVVALGQLHDPREEFVEASQPVGAPRV; from the coding sequence GTGAATCCGAAGCGGATCCTTGTGGTGGGTGCCGGGCACGTTGGTCTCTACGCGGCCCTGCGCCTGTCAAAGAAGCTCAGCTCCCGTGAGGCTGAGGTCATCGTCGTGGACCCCCAGCCCCACATGACCTACCAGCCGTTCCTGCCCGAGGCCGCGGCGGGAAACATCTCCCCCCGGCATTCCGTGGTGCCGCTGCGGCGGGAGCTGCGCCGGTGCAAGGTGGTGGCGGGGACGGTCACGCGCGTCGAGCACGACCGCAAGGTGGCCACCGTGCAGCCGATCGTCGGCCCGGCCCGGGAGATCGCGTACGACCACGTGATCGTCGCGCCGGGTTCGGTGTCCCGGACGCTGCCGATTCCGGGCCTGCACGAGCAGGGCATCGGGTTCAAGACCATCGGTGAGGCGATCTACCTCCGTAACCACGTGCTGGACCGGCTGGACGTCGCGGCCGTGACCCCGGACCCGGAGGTTCGCCGATCGGCGCTGACCTTCACGTTCGTCGGTGGCGGTTACGCGGGCATCGAGGCGCTCGCCGAGATGGAGGACATGGCCCGCGACGCGCTGCGCTACTACCCGGAGCTCGAGCCGGAGGACATGCGCTGGGTGCTTGTGGAGGCCACCAACCGGGTCCTGCCCGAGGTCGACCGGGACATGGGCGCCTACACGGTGCAGCAGCTGCTCAAGCGCAACATGGACATCCGACTGGACACCCGCCTGGAGTCCTGCGTCGACGGGGTGGTCAAGCTCTCCGACGGCGACAGCTTCCGGTCGGACACGATCGTCTGGACGGCAGGCGTGAAGCCGTCGCCGATGCTGGACGCGACGGACTTCCCGCGTGACGAGCGCCGCCGGGTCACCTGCATCCCCACGCTCCAGGTGGTCGACGGTGACCAGGTGATCGAGGGCGCGTGGAGCGCCGGTGACTGCGCCGCCGTACCGGACCTGACCAAGGAGCCGGGCAACTTCTGCTCGCCGAGCGCGCAGCACGCGGTGCGTCAGGCGGCGCGGATGGCCGACAACATCGCTGCGGTGATCCGGGGTCGCGAACCGGTCAACTACAAGCACAAGCACGTCGGCAGCGTGGCCAGCCTGGGCCTGCACAAGGGCGTCGCCCAGGTGTACGGCATCAAGATGACCGGCTGGCCGGCCTGGTTCATGCACCGGACGTACCACATGAGCCGGATCCCGTCGTTCAACCGCAAGGTCCGCGTGGTGGTGGACTGGTCGCTGGCGTTCTTCCTCAAGCGTGAGGTCGTCGCCCTGGGTCAGTTGCACGACCCGCGCGAGGAGTTCGTCGAGGCGTCCCAGCCGGTGGGCGCTCCGCGCGTCTGA